A DNA window from Drosophila sechellia strain sech25 chromosome X, ASM438219v1, whole genome shotgun sequence contains the following coding sequences:
- the LOC6617504 gene encoding transcription factor 15: MAVSSSTSSFSNYLMAVFAQDSNSSGSASGSGAAADSEDSQIGQEPNPGGQENQGNHRRRPPRQKINARERYRTFNVNSAYEALRSLIPTEPMNRKLSKIEIIRLASSYITHLSSTLETGTECQPCLLHKYESEGITRRISICTFCLKTK; this comes from the exons ATGGCGGTCTCATCGTCCACGTCGTCGTTTTCCAACTACTTGATGGCGGTATTTGCCCAGGATAGCAATAGTAGTGGCAGTGCCAGCGGAAGTGGAGCAGCCGCCGACTCGGAGGACTCCCAGATTGGCCAGGAGCCCAATCCAGGTGGGCAGGAGAATCAGGGAAATCACAGGAGGCGACCGCCGCGCCAGAAGATCAATGCGAGGGAGCGCTACCGGACTTTTAA TGTCAATTCCGCCTACGAGGCATTAAGAAGTTTAATACCCACGGAGCCCATGAATCGCAAGCTTTCAAAGATCGAGATCATCCGCCTGGCCAGCAGCTATATAACGCATCTAAGTAGCACCCTAGAAACAG GCACTGAATGCCAGCCATGTTTGCTGCACAAGTACGAGAGCGAAGGAATAACTCGACGTATCAGTATCTGCACCTTCTGCCTGAAAACCAAgtga
- the LOC6617505 gene encoding DNA replication ATP-dependent helicase/nuclease DNA2 gives MATKRVLTPNILENDNTGVTSSNPHKKFKEQLPYSSDELENIDWGDNDDFDLELIAAMDSISNHRLELTEWQRCEVVQLEQLPNRKGLKVHVKRISGGDPDTADCQLLPPWNCMPVQVGDTVSLLGKWDPSAGCYVVDKEHGYCVSHPDFLISGTTVTGSLFCKRKSVLQERFRGLDCGNSVMVIGTLVHELLQKVLRQKLFDKKHIQSALQEMLASSSLAHLLYASNLRQVEMEDHLMKFIDPIVSFVAQYVKGETPSVLLPEVYRGRIHEICDIEENLWVPQLGLKGKVDVSVKVKNQRQREEIVPLELKTGRASFSMEHKGQLLLYQLMHSAQGRDTQSGLLLYLKEGLLKEVASGRNEQRDLLMLRNDLAYWLTREVAIPAGKEDPVEQLPLPEPVYHHSACGNCAYNTICSSFAQKDSSLQLSDSHPLKKLMPQLLEHLSEADHAYVQHWCGLLALEEQHNRQSSHARYFWTEDPAKREKEGRAIRHLKLVKVQEVVLEEGRYRQTLELGEEADRSRDLSLSGFGVGEYVVISSTSRLAVAAGYIVSMEARRLDLRLERDLSQRYSQEGFIIDKHDSQSFATFNFTNLGMLLSEGERFQELRDIIVAKKPPEQHKVLPKIILTKGASMLLKLNKVQQNAALRALTTSSHMLIKGLPGTGKTQTLVALVRLLHLLGKSVLITAQTHSAVDNLLMRLLPFELPMMRLGSSSRIHKQLEEISEDRLTKDCKTVEELEKALARPSIVGVTCQGTGHPLFQRRHFDYCIVDEATQVLQPTVLRPLIHCSKFVLVGDPEQLPPIIRSKEARQRGADETLFQRLDSEEATAVLSLQYRMNKTITRLANELTYGGDLTCASDEVSGARFELELLNQAPRWVQRALTTHLEQAVTLINTGDCLERGQEFVNASQRLVDTCSSIEQSFGEDKDEIRKLTSKKRVSKYTNYCEAGIVMQLLRYLLKSGYEASRIGVIAPYRAQVELFKKLASKLDTDLECNTVDQFQGRDKNLIIYSCSKTGGDFSDMERSREAEILEDQRRLTVAITRAKNKLILLGDIKCLEQYGPFRQLFKHIPDRCRLKLEEGRMEFGWQRIQDDLVGLMET, from the exons ATGGCCACAAAACGCGTGCTGACCCCCAATATTTTGGAGAATGATAACACCGGCGTGACGTCATCCAATCCGcataaaaaattcaaagaGCAACTGCCTTATTCGTCAGACGAACTGGAGAACATTGATTGGGGTGACAATGATGACTTCGATTTGGAGCTGATTGCAGCTATGGATTCGATATCCAATCATCGATTGGAGCTCACCGAGTGGCAGCGTTGTGAAGTGGTGCAGCTGGAGCAGCTCCCCAATAGAAAAGGCCTCAAAGTGCATGTTAAGAGGATTTCTGGCGGGGATCCGGACACAGCTGATTGCCAACTGCTACCGCCGTGGAATTGCATGCCAGTGCAAGTTGGGGATACTGTCTCCCTGTTGGGCAAGTGGGATCCGTCTGCAGGATGCTATGTGGTCGATAAGGAGCATGGTTACTGCGTGTCCCATCCAGATTTCCTCATTTCCGGCACCACAGTCACCGGTTCCCTGTTTTGTAAACGAAAATCCGTTCTGCAGGAACGATTTCGCGGTCTGGACTGTGGAAACTCTGTT ATGGTCATTGGCACTCTGGTGCACGAATTGCTGCAAAAGGTTCTACGCCAGAAGCTCTTCGATAAAAAACACATCCAATCTGCCCTCCAGGAAATGCTGGCCAGTTCTTCTTTGGCTCATTTACTCTATGCCAGCAATCTCAGACAAGTGGAAATGGAGGATCATCTGATGAAATTCATTGATCCCATTGTTAGCTTTGTGGCCCAATATGTGAAGGGTGAAACGCCTAGTGTTTTGCTGCCCGAAGTCTATAGAGGTCGCATCCACGAGATATGCGATATAGAGGAGAACCTCTGGGTTCCCCAACTGGGACTCAAGGGTAAGGTGGATGTCTCCGTAAAGGTGAAAAATCAACGGCAGAGAGAGGAGATCGTACCACTGGAACTGAAGACTGGTCGAGCCAGCTTCTCCATGGAACACAAGGGCCAACTGCTGCTCTACCAACTGATGCACTCTGCCCAGGGCAGGGATACTCAGTCGGGATTGCTTCTGTACCTCAAAGAGGGACTCCTAAAAGAAGTTGCCAGCGGGAGAAACGAGCAGAGGGATCTCCTTATGCTAAGAAATGATCTGGCTTACTGGCTAACACGTGAAGTAGCCATTCCGGCTGGCAAGGAGGATCCAGTGGAGCAACTGCCGCTACCCGAACCCGTTTACCATCACAGCGCCTGCGGCAATTGTGCCTACAATACAATTTGCTCCAGTTTCGCACAGAAGGATTCTAGTTTACAACTAAGCGACTCACATCCCCTCAAGAAACTCATGCCACAACTATTGGAGCACCTAAGTGAGGCAGATCACGCCTACGTGCAGCATTGGTGTGGCTTGCTGGCTCTAGAAGAGCAACACAATCGACAGTCCTCGCATGCGAGGTATTTTTGGACGGAGGACCCTGCGAAGAGAGAAAAAGAAGGCAGAGCCATTCGACATTTGAAGCTGGTGAAGGTTCAAGAAGTGGTATTAGAAGAGGGACGCTATCGCCAGACCTTGGAGCTCGGTGAAGAGGCAGATCGCAGTCGAGATCTCAGCCTCAGTGGG TTCGGCGTGGGCGAATATGTGGTAATCAGTTCCACATCCCGTTTGGCCGTTGCCGCTGGCTATATTGTATCCATGGAAGCTCGTCGTTTAGATCTTCGTCTGGAGAGAGATCTTAGCCAACGTTATAGCCAGGAGGGCTTTATTATTGATAAGCACGATTCGCAGTCCTTTGCCACTTTTAACTTTACCAATCTTGGTATGCTGCTTTCCGAGGGAGAACGCTTCCAGGAGCTGAGAGATATTATTGTGGCCAAGAAGCCACCAGAGCAGCACAAAGTTCTGCCCAAGATCATTCTCACCAAAGGAGCATCCATGCTGCTGAAACTAAACAAAGTGCAACAAAATGCTGCTTTGCGTGCTTTGACAACCAGCAGTCACATGTTGATTAAGGGACTGCCCGGCACTGGCAAGACCCAGACATTGGTTGCCCTTGTCAGACTGCTCCATCTTCTCGGAAAGAGTGTGCTTATTACAGCACAAACGCATTCGGCGGTGGACAATCTGCTCATGCGTTTGCTGCCTTTTGAATTGCCCATGATGAGATTGGGCTCTAGCTCTAGGATTCATAAGCAGTTGGAGGAAATCAGCGAGGATAGGCTAACAAAAGACTGCAAAACAGTAGAGGAATTGGAGAAGGCTCTGGCGCGGCCTTCCATTGTGGGAGTGACCTGTCAGGGAACTGGACATCCGCTCTTTCAGCGTCGTCATTTCGATTATTGCATCGTGGATGAGGCCACGCAGGTGTTGCAGCCCACCGTGCTGCGTCCATTGATTCACTGCAGCAAATTCGTCCTTGTGGGAGATCCAGAGCAGTTGCCGCCGATTATCAGATCCAAAGAAGCCCGACAGAGGGGAGCGGATGAGACTTTATTTCAAAGATTGGACTCGGAAGAGGCCACCGCCGTTTTGAGTCTGCAATACCGCATGAACAAGACCATTACCCGGCTGGCCAATGAGCTCACCTATGGAGGAGACCTAACGTGTGCCTCGGATGAGGTGTCCGGCGCCAGGTTTGAACTCGAACTGTTGAACCAAGCACCCAGATGGGTGCAGCGTGCGTTAACAACTCATTTAGAGCAGGCAGTCACTCTGATAAATACAGGGGATTGCTTGGAGCGTGGCCAGGAATTCGTTAATGCGTCCCAGCGACTGGTGGATACCTGCTCCTCCATAGAGCAAAGCTTTGGCGAGGACAAAGATGAGATTAGGAAGCTTACATCCAAAAAGAGAGTATCCAAATACACTAACTACTGTGAAGCGGGCATAGTGATGCAACTCCTCAGGTATTTATTAAAATCGGGCTACGAAGCCTCCAGGATTGGCGTGATAGCACCATATCGCGCTCAAGTAGAGCTATTCAAAAAGCTCGCCTCCAAACTGGACACCGACCTGGAGTGCAACACCGTGGATCAGTTTCAAGGCAGGGATAAAAACCTCATCATATACAGCTGCTCCAAAACAGGTGGTGATTTCTCCGACATGGAACGTTCGCGGGAGGCAGAGATCCTGGAGGATCAGCGCCGTCTCACAGTGGCTATTACCCGTGCCAAGAACAAGCTCATCCTACTGGGGGACATTAAGTGCCTGGAGCAATACGGACCCTTCCGCCAGCTTTTTAAGCACATTCCGGACAGGTGTCGGCTCAAGTTGGAAGAAGGCCGCATGGAGTTTGGCTGGCAGCGCATCCAAGATGATTTGGTTGGTCTAATGGAAACCTAG